The genomic window ACCACCAACCAGCATAGTTATCCATTCCCATCAATACATCTATCTACTCGTTCCTACACTGACATTCAGGCAGACATCACTCAAGCACATCTTTTGAACTTCAATCTAACGTGTTCAACTCATCAATACGACATAACTGCATAAAAAGCCGAATCGAGCTTCCTCATGGCATTCAGCCTCAACCCGGCCACTcgactttttttcttttactttgGTATTCGCTCAGCATGCCCCTCCTGAGCTCAACAAGGAGCTCCTCCATGGGCTCGGGCATACATCCCGAATCTTCGTTACCAGCCGGTTGATGTCATGTGCCCATTGCGGCATCCTTCGTCCTTCCATCGGCGTATTAGAAAGCCGCTTACAGCTTGTCGTAGTACTGTCACCCAGAGTTAGCAAATCTATCCTTCTATACATCACACGTGGGGCAAAACTTACGTTCTCGACACCGGGCACCTCGACCTTGACACCCTTGCGCTTTCGCATGTCGGTGACGATGGCACCGACCTTGGTGCTGCTGTCGAGGGGAGAGCCACCGGGGAGGATCTGCCAGTGGTCGAACACGGACTGGGGGAAAGCCTGTCCGGAGGTGGCCTGTCGAAGGTCGCCGTTGAAGCCGAAAGACTCCAGAATGGGGAGGTAGGCCTTGATGTTGAACAGAGGAGTACCGGGACGCTGCTCCTCGCTGAAGACGTGACCACGTCGTCGGGTAAGGACACCGTACACACCACCCATGGCGCTCTCGGGGACCTGAATCTCGACCAGGTACACGGGCTCGAGGAGGGCGGGCTCGGCGAGCAGGGCAGCGGCGTACAGGACACGGCGGGCAGTGGGGATGATCTGACCACCACCACGGTGGATGGCATCGGCGTGGAGGGTAACATCAAGGATGTTGAAGCGGATGGATCGCATGGGCTCCTCAGCGACGGGACCCTCACGACTGGCCCACTGGAAACCGGACACAACGGAATCCTTGATTTCGTTGAGGTACTGGACGGCCTTGGTCTGGTCGACCAGCAGGTTGGCACCGGTGCCGTCGGGACCGAAGGTCCAGATCTTTCGGGCGTCGGTGACATCCCAGCCGAAGTCGTCGGCGAGGACACGGGCACGAGCCTTGAAATCGTCACGGGCGCTGACCTTGCCACCCTCAATGGCGAGCGAGAGCTCCTCATCGATGGGCTCGGCAACCATGTACAGACGGTTGTGCTTGTTGGGAGACTTGGACAGAGCAGTGATGCTGGACTTGGCAGTGACGGTCTCACGGTACTGGACGACGGGGTCCGAGATGATCAGGGGAACACCAGCGTGGTCCTCCTCGAGATCCTTGAGGCAAATCTCGAGATGCAGCTCACCGGCACCGGCGACGACGTGCTCACCAGACTCGGAGGTCATGGTAAGAACGCAAGGGTCGGACTTGGACAGACGCTTAAGACCCTCAACGAGCTTGGGGAGATCCTGAGCGTTCTTGACCTGGACGGAACGCTGGACGACGGGGGAGACGGAGAACTTCATGACCTTGAGGTTGTGGGCGGTCTCGCTGGTGGTGAGGGTACCAGACTTGAGAAGGAACTGATCGATACCGACCAGACCAACAATGTTACCAGCGGGCATGTCGTCGATGGGCTCGACCTTGCCGCCCATCATGAGGACGGTACGCTGGATAGCCTTGATGAAGAGATCGTCCTTCTTGCCGGGGACGTAGTTGGGGCCCTGGATGCGGACCTTGAGACCGGATCGGACGGTACCGGAGAAGACACGACCGAAGGCGTAGAATCGACCCTTATCGGAGGTGGGCACCATCTTGGAGACGTAGAGCATGAGAGGACCCTTGGGGTCACAGTCACGGATACCAATGGCAGCCTCATCATCAGGGGGACCCTCGTACAGAGTCTCGGCACGGTACTTCTGGGCAGTGGTGGGGGAAGGAAGGTGGAGAATCATCATCTCGAGGAGAGAGTCGGCAGCGGGGAGGAAAGTTCGCATGACAGCCTTGAGGAGCTgcttgccctccttctcaCGGTCCTCAGTGGGGAGCTTGAGCTggagcttgtcgaggagggtggcaatctcctccttcttgaagtTCATGACGGCGGAGAAGATCTTGAAGATGGGGTCGAGGATGAACTGGTTGAAGGCACGCTCGAGCTGCTTACCCTCGTAGGTGCCGTTCTTGGTCcacttcttggtcttggggttGAAGTAGTTGTCGCCCCAGAGACGCTCCAtcatcttgttcttgtcaACACCGAACTTCTTGGCGTATCGGACAGCGAACTGGCGGACGGTGAAAGCCCAGCCGTGCAGACCGGAACCGAAAGCGACGGTACCCTTGTCGGGGTAGACCTGGATGTCACCAATGGACTTGTCAAGGTaggtggagatgatgacg from Fusarium falciforme chromosome 2, complete sequence includes these protein-coding regions:
- a CDS encoding Elongation factor 2; amino-acid sequence: MVNFTIDEIRALMDKPTNVRNMSVIAHVDHGKSTLTDSLLAKAGIISTAKAGDARATDTRADEQERGITIKSTAISLYGQLSDDDDVADIVGQKTDGKDFLINLIDSPGHVDFSSEVTAALRVTDGALVVVDTVEGVCVQTETVLRQALGERIKPVIIINKVDRALLELQVSKEDLYQSFSRTIESVNVIISTYLDKSIGDIQVYPDKGTVAFGSGLHGWAFTVRQFAVRYAKKFGVDKNKMMERLWGDNYFNPKTKKWTKNGTYEGKQLERAFNQFILDPIFKIFSAVMNFKKEEIATLLDKLQLKLPTEDREKEGKQLLKAVMRTFLPAADSLLEMMILHLPSPTTAQKYRAETLYEGPPDDEAAIGIRDCDPKGPLMLYVSKMVPTSDKGRFYAFGRVFSGTVRSGLKVRIQGPNYVPGKKDDLFIKAIQRTVLMMGGKVEPIDDMPAGNIVGLVGIDQFLLKSGTLTTSETAHNLKVMKFSVSPVVQRSVQVKNAQDLPKLVEGLKRLSKSDPCVLTMTSESGEHVVAGAGELHLEICLKDLEEDHAGVPLIISDPVVQYRETVTAKSSITALSKSPNKHNRLYMVAEPIDEELSLAIEGGKVSARDDFKARARVLADDFGWDVTDARKIWTFGPDGTGANLLVDQTKAVQYLNEIKDSVVSGFQWASREGPVAEEPMRSIRFNILDVTLHADAIHRGGGQIIPTARRVLYAAALLAEPALLEPVYLVEIQVPESAMGGVYGVLTRRRGHVFSEEQRPGTPLFNIKAYLPILESFGFNGDLRQATSGQAFPQSVFDHWQILPGGSPLDSSTKVGAIVTDMRKRKGVKVEVPGVENYYDKL